Part of the Dermatophilus congolensis genome is shown below.
CTCACCGTTGATCGAGGAATCCCCCGTCAACAACCCCACATTCTCAGCGCCATACCGCGCCACCAGATCGTGATACTTCTGGTTCGACAACGCCTTAATCGGCGTGGTGTAAAAAGCTTTCTGCCCCCTCGCCAACGCCAAATGCACCGCAAACTCACCCACGATCGTCTTACCCGCGCCCGTGGGAGCAGCCACCAACACCCCCCTGCCATCTTCCAACGCAGCACACGCCCGCTCTTGAAAATCATCAAGCGGAAAATCAAGCAGGTCACAAAACTGCACCAGCCGACGATGGCGGGCAACACCTTTAGCTCGCGACCGGGCATAACGCTCTGCAGGAGACGACATGTGGCCCAGGCTACGTCAGAGAACCCCTGACGACCCCAGGCCACCGCACTAGTTACAACGGACTGGCCTGATCATCACTGAGATTCGACCACTCAGGACGTTTACGCGCTTTACTTCGCTCCAACAGCGAAGCCACAGCCCACGCTGCGAAATACAAAACAGTCATCGGGATGGCCAAACCAAACATCGTCCACGGATCCGGCGTGGGGGTGATAAACGCAGCAAACACAAACAACCCCACCACCGCGAAACGCCACCCGCGCAACATAGCCGCAGCGGGGAAAACCCCAATCATGTTCAACCCCACCAAGAACACCGGCAGCAAAAACGCACACCCAAACGCCACAATGAACCTGGTCACGAACGTCAAATACTCATCCGCGGGCACAATATTGACACCCTGCGACGGCGTGAAACCAATCAAAATGACAATTGCCTTCGGCAACGTCACATACGCCAACCAACAACCCGACACAAACAACGGGATCGCCGTCAGCATGAACGCCAACGCCGTCCACTTCTCCCTACGACGCAGCCCCGGCACGATAAACGCCCACACCTGATAAATCCACACCGGGCTGGACAAAATAAGCGCCACAAACAGCGCCACCTGAATCTGCACCGCCAACGGCGAGGTCAGCGTCGCATAGTTCACATCTCCCCGCCGCATACGCAGCGGCGAAGTCAAATCGTTCAAGATTGGCTCGTACCACATCCACCCAGGCACAGCAGCCACAACCAACGCCAGCAGCGCAACCAAAAAACGGTTTTTCAACTCCCGCAGGTGCTCCGCGAGAGGCATACGCCCCTCCGGATCCCTACGACGATGCTTCAACCGCGGACGACGAACCTGCCTGTGCACCGAACTTCCGGCAACACCGGGACCGTCAACATCGGTCACCTCATGCCCCCCAGAGGCACTCACGCGCGGTACTGCGCGTTACCCGAACCATCATTAAAAGGACGTTTCTCCTGCACCGCAGACGGAGTTTCCTGCCCAGCCTGCGCCGAAGGACGCTGCTCCGGCTCACGCGGCGCCGCCTGCTGAGGCTGCTGAGGCGCAGTAGTCGAAGGAGAAGCAACATCACCATGCACCGTGTCCTGCGAAGCAGCACTACGGTGATCACGCTTCAACTCATCAACCTCAGACTTAAAAATCCTCATCGAACGCCCCAAACTACGCGCAGCATCAGGCAACTTCTTCCACCCGAACAACACAACGATGACCACAATGATCACCAGCGCTTCAGGACCACCAAGCCAACTCGGCATGACCAGGCCTTTCATCAGAAAACATTCATTGTCAACCCCGACATCACACACCTACCGGAGCCCTGGCCAGTCTAAGCGCGCAAACTCACCTGCGCCTGCGAGGCAACCTGCACATCCCTTCAGGTTCCATACCCAACCTCACTCGTAATAATCCAACGCACGCTGCACACCACGCGAGACCTCAACCGCTACATGCGCCGGCTCAACCACCCGCACCGACCCACCAGACCTCCACACCAAACGCCTCACCCACGAGGGATCCTTCACCAACAAACGCACCAACTGATCCGGCTCATCAGCCCCACTAGCAGACCCCTGCACGTCCTCCACCGACACCACCGGGTAATACTCACCAATCCACCGCGACTGCGGCCCCACCCGAAGAACCACCTCAATAGAAGCATCCAGCGGCCCCTGCGCAGGCGCCGCAACATCCTCAAACGCCCCCCGCGGAGGCACACTCTCCACCTCCAACACCTCCAACGACACAATCCGATCCAACCGGAACGTACGCACCCCCTGCGCCCGATGGCACCAACCCCGCAAATACCAATGCGCCCCCGAATGCTCTAACCGCACCGGATCAACATCCCGATCCGTCACCTCATCCCGCGCAACATTCAAATAGCGCAACTGCACCCGCCGGTTATCACGCAACGCCTGCCGCACCTGACCAACCCACCGCGCAGCGTCCTCATCAACAAGATCCACCCCCATGCGCCGCGCCAACTCCACTGCATCATCTCCACCAACATGCCCTGTAGCCTCCACCAACTTCTCCAACGCCGAAGCAACCACCGCCGGATCAGCAAGACCAGGAACCGACCCCAACGCCTCCAACCCCACGATCAACGACAACGCCTCATCAGGAGCCAACCGCAACGGCCGCGAAATCTCATCCGCATTACGAATAAACACCTCCCCGGACTCCCAATCCGCCTCAATCAACACATCAGGAGTAATCCCAGGCGTACCGCACAAAAAAATCACCGCCAAATCCTTCTCCACCTGCGCAGCAGTGACCCCAAACACCTTCGCCACCTCCTCCACCGACTCCCCCGGATGCTCCAACACCCACGGCACCATCGTGAGAAGACGCTCCAAACGCCGCTTCGCCGGTTCCATACTCATCGCTGCCCCTCCTCAAACCCAGCCGCCGCAACACCCTTCAACAAACCCACCACCCGCACCCGCAACTCCTGCGGAGCAACCACCACCACATCAGGCCCATACGACGCCAACTCCCCCGCCATACGGTCCAGATCATCAAAATCCACCACCAACGAATCAAAGCCTGGCATCGAAAAATCAACCACTGACACATGGTCAGCAGCATCACCGCCAACCTGTTCCGCCGCCCGCAACCGCAACGCCGCACCCGCACGCCGCGCCACCAACAACTCAGCGCGACCCCCCGCTCCCGGATCCACACTGCGACGAATCATCCTCATCGGATCATGCCCTGCAGGAATCTCGTACGCACCCGCCCGCCCCACCGGCTTAACCTCCGAAACAATCCGATCAAGCCGGAACAACCGCTCCGCCCCCCGAACCACATCAAACCCCGTCACATACCAACGCCCATGCCACGCCTGCAACCGCCACGGCTGCACCTGCCGCGATGAAACCTCACCACCAGAACGCCGATATTCAAACTTCACCGCACGCCGCGACATCACCGCACGCCGCAACACCTCAAAAGAAGGCACCGACGTCGAAACCATGAACTGATCAACCTCATCAACCACCCCATCAGCCACACCTGTCAGCAATGCCGACTCCCCCGACTCAGCACCAGCCGCCGACAACTT
Proteins encoded:
- the tatC gene encoding twin-arginine translocase subunit TatC, translated to MSASGGHEVTDVDGPGVAGSSVHRQVRRPRLKHRRRDPEGRMPLAEHLRELKNRFLVALLALVVAAVPGWMWYEPILNDLTSPLRMRRGDVNYATLTSPLAVQIQVALFVALILSSPVWIYQVWAFIVPGLRRREKWTALAFMLTAIPLFVSGCWLAYVTLPKAIVILIGFTPSQGVNIVPADEYLTFVTRFIVAFGCAFLLPVFLVGLNMIGVFPAAAMLRGWRFAVVGLFVFAAFITPTPDPWTMFGLAIPMTVLYFAAWAVASLLERSKARKRPEWSNLSDDQASPL
- the tatA gene encoding Sec-independent protein translocase subunit TatA; translated protein: MKGLVMPSWLGGPEALVIIVVIVVLFGWKKLPDAARSLGRSMRIFKSEVDELKRDHRSAASQDTVHGDVASPSTTAPQQPQQAAPREPEQRPSAQAGQETPSAVQEKRPFNDGSGNAQYRA
- a CDS encoding helix-turn-helix transcriptional regulator, whose protein sequence is MSMEPAKRRLERLLTMVPWVLEHPGESVEEVAKVFGVTAAQVEKDLAVIFLCGTPGITPDVLIEADWESGEVFIRNADEISRPLRLAPDEALSLIVGLEALGSVPGLADPAVVASALEKLVEATGHVGGDDAVELARRMGVDLVDEDAARWVGQVRQALRDNRRVQLRYLNVARDEVTDRDVDPVRLEHSGAHWYLRGWCHRAQGVRTFRLDRIVSLEVLEVESVPPRGAFEDVAAPAQGPLDASIEVVLRVGPQSRWIGEYYPVVSVEDVQGSASGADEPDQLVRLLVKDPSWVRRLVWRSGGSVRVVEPAHVAVEVSRGVQRALDYYE
- a CDS encoding helix-turn-helix transcriptional regulator — protein: MGSSNGDAKIERLLNLVLALLATRRPLPKETLRRQVRQYEQFSDELFDRMFERDKDELRELGIPLLTQPVDPFFDDEVGYRIDRRAYALPPIRFSAGEVEALRLAARIWSSSSLAPTAASAIRKLSAAGAESGESALLTGVADGVVDEVDQFMVSTSVPSFEVLRRAVMSRRAVKFEYRRSGGEVSSRQVQPWRLQAWHGRWYVTGFDVVRGAERLFRLDRIVSEVKPVGRAGAYEIPAGHDPMRMIRRSVDPGAGGRAELLVARRAGAALRLRAAEQVGGDAADHVSVVDFSMPGFDSLVVDFDDLDRMAGELASYGPDVVVVAPQELRVRVVGLLKGVAAAGFEEGQR